The Acetobacter oryzifermentans genomic interval CGGGATGGTGAAAGCCTAACATTGCGGCCAGAAGGTACGGCAGCCATTTGCCGGGCCTTGGTTACCAATGCGCTTACGCAGTCCCTGCCGCAGAAAGTATTTTATGCAGGCCCCATGTTCCGGCATGAACGGCCCCAGAAAGGGCGGTATCGCCAGTTTCACCAAATTGGTGCAGAGCTTCTGGGGGCAGCCGAACCCCTGGCAGATGCAGAAGCCATTGCCATGGGGTACGAAGTGCTCAAGGCGTTGGGCATTGCAGATTACGTGACGCTGGAGCTGAATACGCTGGGTGATGCTGCCAGCCGTGATGCATGGCGAGATGCTTTGGTAGCGTATTTTTCGGCCCATAAGGATAAATTGTCTGAAGACAGTCTAACCCGTTTGGAAAAGAACCCGCTGCGCATTCTGGATAGCAAGGATGCAGGCGATAAGGTTCTGGTGGCTGATGCGCCCATGATGGCAGAGTTTCTAACACCAGAAGCCCGTACGTTTTGGGAGGATTTGCGCAATAAGCTGGATGTGTTCGGCATTGCCTACACTGTAAACCCCAGCATTGTGCGTGGGCTGGATTACTACAACCACACCACGTTTGAGTTCGTCACCAATCGTCTGGGTTCTCAGGGCACAGTGCTGGCTGGTGGCCGGTATGATGGTTTGGTAAAACAGATGGGTGGGCCAGAAGTGCCAGCTATTGGCTGGGCTGCGGGTATTGAGCGCCTATCTATGCTGCTAGAACAAGTGCCTGCGGCGCCGCGCTCTGTTGTGTTGGTACCTGTTGGCGCGCCTGATGAAAGCGCAGTTGTGCAGATTTTGCAGAGTTTGCGCGGGCAGGGTGTAAGAACAGAAATTGGCTACAAGGGTTCACTGCGTAAGCGTATGGAACGCGCAGGCAAGCAGAATGCCAGCCATGTGCTTTTCCTTGGGGAAGATGAACTGGCCAAGGGTCTGTTCCGTGTAAAAAATATGGAAACAGGGGCCGAACAGGAAGTCTCTCGTGATACGTTGCTTTCCAAAGCGCAAGACGTATTTGCAGCATGAAGTTTGACGAACGACTAGACCAGATTGTCAGCCGCGCTCTGGAGTTGGAAGCGCAGCTAGCAAGCGGGCTAAATGGTGAAGCTTTTACGCAGGCATCACGAGAATATGCTGAAATCGAACCCGTTGTGGCGCGTATCAACGCCCTGCGCGGGGTGGAAGACGGTATCCGGCAAGCTGAGCAGCTTTTAGCAGATCCAGAAATGAAGGAACTGGCAGAAGCAGAGCTGGCTGAACTGCGTGAGCAACTTCCACATCTGCAAAAAGATGTGCGTCTATCTTTGTTACCAAAAGATGTGGCAGACGCCCGCAGTGCTATTCTGGAAGTGCGGCCTGCGGCTGGGGGCGATGAAGCCGCTCTGTTCGCGGCCGAACTGTTTGACATGTACCGTCGTTATGCAGACCTAAACGGCTGGCGCTTTACCGTTATGGATTATGACGAAAGCGAGCTAGGCGGCCTGCGCGAAGGTATTGCCGAAATTAACGGCAAAGGCGTGTTTGCGCGGTTGAAGTATGAATCCGGTGTGCATCGGGTGCAGCGCGTGCCCGCTACGGAAAGTCAGGGCCGTATCCATACCTCCACAGTTACGGTGGCTGTGCTGCCAGAAGCCGAAGATGTTGATGTAGAGGTTAACGAAACAGACCTGAGGGTAGATGTGTTTCGAGCCTCTGGGGCTGGTGGGCAGCATGTGAATAAGACGGAAAGTGCCGTACGCCTTACCCATATGCCCAGCGGCATTGTGGTTTCTATGCAGGAAGAAAAAAGCCAGCATAAAAACCGCGCCAAGGCCATGAAAATCCTACGTGCACGTTTGTATGAGCGTGAAAGAGCGCAGGCCCATGCCAACCGTGCGGCAGATAGGCGCTCTCAGGTAGGTACGGGAGATAGATCAGAGCGTATTCGCACCTATAACTTCCCGCAAGGGCGTGTCACGGATCATCGTATCAACCTGACACTCTATAAAATTGATCGTGTCATGTTGGGGGAATTGGATGAGTTTGTAGATGCCCTTACGCAGGAAGAACAGGCGGCTCTGCTGGCGGCTGAAGGTTTTTAACTGATAGGTGCTGCACACACGCCAGAACGGCCGGGGTGATGCTCCGCTGCTTCTGGCGCGTTTGGATCAGTTAAAAAGAATTCAGTGAAGTTATCAGACCCCAAGGCGTAAAAATGGTGCCCATCGGGGTTGTGGAGCGTGCCATCACTATCTACCTCATGAGTTTCTACCCGTCCTTCGGGAGAGCGGATGGTGATTTCACCGCATAAGGTATAGGTGTGGTCTAACCTGCCCATAGGGGTGGTGACTTTAACCGTTTTTTCCTGATTTTTATCATCCAGTCGGATCACGCTTACAAGTTTGCCATCCAGATAGATGCGTGAAACTTCAGAAATTTCCGTATCTGCCTTGCCGTCTGTTACCGTAAATTCGCCCGCATAGGCGTAAGAAAGGGGCAATGCGGCCATAAGGCCAAGCAGGCAAAAAGTTGTATTCTGGATACGGCGGAAAAATTGGGGCATTGATGTCTAACCAGATCAATCCATCAAGGTTGCGCGTGTGAGTACAGCAGAAAAAACAATTCCCTGCCAGCCAATAGCGCAACTGTTGCGTGAGGGTACACAACTTTTGGCACAGGCCGGTATTGAAGGCCCGCGGCGGGAAGCGCGATTACTACTTATTCATGCGCTTTCCCTTACACCAGAGCAACTGCTAGCCCGCTCTCCAACAGAGAATGTGCCCAGTGAGCCCTTTTTTTCTTACGTAAAACGTCGCGCTGCACACGAACCTTTTGCCTATATTACAGGCAGTAAAGGGTTTTGGAGCTTGGATTTGGCAGTATCTCCAGCAAGTTTGGTGCCGCGCGGAGATACAGAAACACTTATTACAAGCCTTCTGGAATATCGACCGGATCAGGCATCCGTGCAGAATATTCTGGATTTAGGCACTGGTACGGGCTGTTTGCTGCTGGCTGCTTTGGCGGAATACCCTAAAGCGCGTGGGGTAGGGGTAGATATCAACCCACAAGCCGCCATGTTGGCGCATGCGAATGCCCAGCGTTGTGGCATGCAGGATCACGCATTGTTTATAGCGGCGGAGTGGGATGCCGCGTTGGCTCCAAATGCGCGGTTTGATGTGGTGCTGAGCAACCCTCCCTATATTCCGACTTCAGATCTGGCAGACCTTATGCGGGAAGTACGTGAGCATGAGCCTGTGCGCGCACTGGATGGTGGGAATGATGGGTTGAGTGCGTACCGCTATCTTTGCGGTCGTCTGCCATTTTTATTGGCAGATAGCGGGTTGGCTGTGCTGGAAATTGGCATAGGGCAGGAAGAGGCTTTGCGTGCCTTGGCAGCTACCAATGCCTTGCGCGTGGTAGATGTAAAAGCAGATCTGGCAGGTATTGCCCGCGCTGTGGTGCTAGAAAAACAGGCGTGAAAAATAACTTGGCTTTATAGGCTTGGGTTGCTACACTACTCAAGCTTGCTTCTGTAGCAGA includes:
- the hisS gene encoding histidine--tRNA ligase, whose amino-acid sequence is MSSIQPVRGTHDLIGEDQRRHAHVVDTARRIAGVYGFDEWATPIFEDTRVFSRSLGDTSDVVSKEMYSFSDRDGESLTLRPEGTAAICRALVTNALTQSLPQKVFYAGPMFRHERPQKGRYRQFHQIGAELLGAAEPLADAEAIAMGYEVLKALGIADYVTLELNTLGDAASRDAWRDALVAYFSAHKDKLSEDSLTRLEKNPLRILDSKDAGDKVLVADAPMMAEFLTPEARTFWEDLRNKLDVFGIAYTVNPSIVRGLDYYNHTTFEFVTNRLGSQGTVLAGGRYDGLVKQMGGPEVPAIGWAAGIERLSMLLEQVPAAPRSVVLVPVGAPDESAVVQILQSLRGQGVRTEIGYKGSLRKRMERAGKQNASHVLFLGEDELAKGLFRVKNMETGAEQEVSRDTLLSKAQDVFAA
- the prfA gene encoding peptide chain release factor 1 — translated: MKFDERLDQIVSRALELEAQLASGLNGEAFTQASREYAEIEPVVARINALRGVEDGIRQAEQLLADPEMKELAEAELAELREQLPHLQKDVRLSLLPKDVADARSAILEVRPAAGGDEAALFAAELFDMYRRYADLNGWRFTVMDYDESELGGLREGIAEINGKGVFARLKYESGVHRVQRVPATESQGRIHTSTVTVAVLPEAEDVDVEVNETDLRVDVFRASGAGGQHVNKTESAVRLTHMPSGIVVSMQEEKSQHKNRAKAMKILRARLYERERAQAHANRAADRRSQVGTGDRSERIRTYNFPQGRVTDHRINLTLYKIDRVMLGELDEFVDALTQEEQAALLAAEGF
- the prmC gene encoding peptide chain release factor N(5)-glutamine methyltransferase, producing the protein MSTAEKTIPCQPIAQLLREGTQLLAQAGIEGPRREARLLLIHALSLTPEQLLARSPTENVPSEPFFSYVKRRAAHEPFAYITGSKGFWSLDLAVSPASLVPRGDTETLITSLLEYRPDQASVQNILDLGTGTGCLLLAALAEYPKARGVGVDINPQAAMLAHANAQRCGMQDHALFIAAEWDAALAPNARFDVVLSNPPYIPTSDLADLMREVREHEPVRALDGGNDGLSAYRYLCGRLPFLLADSGLAVLEIGIGQEEALRALAATNALRVVDVKADLAGIARAVVLEKQA